From a single Brassica rapa cultivar Chiifu-401-42 chromosome A01, CAAS_Brap_v3.01, whole genome shotgun sequence genomic region:
- the LOC117127432 gene encoding DNA ligase 1-like, translating to MTYPWGRTAYEFLVDSIKLLHPQGGSYTLSGFKDVLLVLAYESVTVFGELYGRKVNPDEIPLLRWGGSRTRASLATTIAKEMNDHGTVRVRKMVMKEGLEELFPQWKDEADDPQLDNLIKDIHADRFVRDFYVQSNEKNKKTKAGVSSEAEPPSKKQKKGKKQKEVKINEGETAVVEEKESAKEKGRSEAVLLNIVAHLEKLDRKFDSRLTEYDTKFGDFSQGLLDTIGDTVKTTVEERLRVLGVSNSSQPEGQHVMVSEDNQQPESNSGQPDGQNVMVSEDNRQPDSNSGQPASKTPIDKQSEDSQPQKTPDKGQSEKNLADDIAKADAKGMGAKLNSKVVRDKAAGVKKNLDSAFGNADATNADLVSDSPGKEPPFGRGCRGLGKRNNLAADLERNEAELKKKQKQEEAELKRKKKQEEAELKKKQKKEEAELKKKKKQEEADLKKKKKQEEADSKKDIPASKRTRSGTIRIPIPTKQIKNTKYSDELWPESDVEEDERKRCGRIKEYRLKAVQLSPDGSQMSAEFGPSVPFPHIGDNVTCMRKGFEPSPAIYDPLGPVDPVKRDNLLQHLKPHE from the exons ATGACTTATCCTTGGGGTCGGACTGCCTATGAATTTCTTGTTGATTCTATCAAGTTGTTGCATCCACAAGGAGGGTCGTACACCCTTAGCGGCTTCAAGGACGTGTTATTGGTTTTGGCGTATGAATCTGTCACAGTGTTCGGAGAGCTTTATGGCAGAAAAGTGAATCCAGACGAAATTCCGCTTTTGCGATGGGGTGGAAGTCGTACTCGTGCAAGTCTTGCTACTACAATAGCTAAGGAGATGAATGATCATGGAACG GTGCGTGTGAGGAAAATGGTGATGAAGGAGGGTCTAGAAGAGCTGTTTCCTCAGTGGAAGGATGAAGCAGATGACCCACAACTTGATAACCTAATTAAAGATATACATGCAGATAGGTTTGTTAGAGATTTTTATGTGCAATCGAatgagaagaacaaaaaaacgaAGGCTGGAGTTTCGTCAGAGGCTGAGCCACCctcaaagaagcagaagaaaggtAAGAAACAGAAGGAGGTGAAAATCAATGAGGGTGAAACTGCTGTTGTAGAGGAGAAGGAGAGTGCAAAAGAGAAGGGTCGTAGCGAAGCGGTTCTGCTGAACATAGTTGCTCATCTCGAGAAGTTGGACCGAAAATTTGACTCGAGATTAACAGAATACGACACCAAGTTTGGAGATttttcccaaggccttttggataCCATTGGAGATACAGTGAAAACTACAGTTGAAGAGCGTCTGAGAGTTTTGGGGGTGTCCAATAGTAGTCAACCTGAAGGTCAACACGTGATGGTCTCAGAAGACAACCAACAGCCGGAGTCCAATAGTGGTCAACCTGATGGTCAAAACGTGATGGTCTCAGAAGACAACCGACAGCCGGACTCCAATAGTGGTCAACCTGCATCTAAGACCCCTATTGATAAACAGTCCGAAGACAGCCAACCGCAAAAGACCCCTGATAAAGGCCAATCTGAGAAGAATCTGGCAGATGATATTGCTAAAGCTGATGCGAAAGGTATGGGAGCAAAGCTGAATTCGAAGGTTGTCAGGGATAAGGCTGCTGGGGTGAAAAAGAACTTGGATTCGGCGTTTGGTAATGCCGATGCAACAAATGCTGATTTGGTCTCTGATTCTCCTGGTAAGGAACCACCATTCGGACGCGGTTGCAGGGGCTTAGGGAAAAGAAATAACTTAGCGGCTGATTTGGAGAGGAATGAAGCTGAgttaaagaagaagcagaagcaagaagaagctgagttgaagaggaagaagaagcaagaagaggctgagttaaagaagaagcagaagaaagaagaggctgagttaaagaagaaaaagaagcaagaagaggctgatttaaagaagaagaagaagcaagaagaggctGACTCAAAGAAGGATATTCCTGCTTCAAAAAGGACTCGCAGTGGTACAATAAGAATACCCATTCCGACTAAGCAAATTAAGAACACCAAGTATTCAGACGAACTGTGGCCGGAATCTGATGTGGAGGAAGATGAAAGGAAAAGGTGTGGAAGAATAAAGGAGTATCGGCTGAAAGCTGTTCAATTATCTCCAGATGGGTCTCAAATGAGTGCGGAATTTGGTCCTTCTGTACCATTTCCCCACATCGGAGACAATGTAACGTGCATGAGAAAAGGTTTTGAACCTTCACCTGCAATATATGATCCCCTAGGACCTGTTGATCCGGTTAAAAGGGATAATCTTTTGCAACACCTAAAGCCACACGAGTAA
- the LOC103829361 gene encoding MATH domain and coiled-coil domain-containing protein At2g42470, translated as MDDKKPTSFTFEIDNLSEKKGLISSPKFLSGNYEWFVNVYPNGYHIDERLSLHLQVANPESLPLGWKKQASYSFALLNQSGKVLYRTPESCKLFRAQFTGWGSPKAFTLQKLQDMGYLENNKLILKVDVKVIEAVDEGAVTGKDMLDVRGFKVLYSQLPLVNKLFRKHPDIALNFKLKNQSVKTTYMNLLLGLIEKLDKPSPSFTEIELSNAQSVLMDLTEAGFELDWLKKKLDEISLEKKRGLTDGSRVQEIDEHIKNLNLDLEKEKEKSATCAAEVLLLEQTVSDLRVELSKEKKKSATSATKVLLLEQMLLDLRVELSKEKDKSATPNDLLAGVASWEVLDYADLYTNEKGEE; from the exons ATGGATGATAAAAAGCCGACGAGTTTCACTTTTGAGATAGATAACTTATCAGAGAAGAAAGGTCTTATATCATCACCAAAATTTTTAAGCGGCAACTACGAATG gtttgtTAACGTTTACCCCAACGGATATCATATTGATGAGCGATTGTCTCTGCACCTCCAGGTTGCAAACCCTGAATCATTGCCACTTGGATGGAAAAAGCAAGCTAGCTATTCCTTTGCTCTACTGAATCAATCAGGCAAAGTTCTATACAGAACACCTG AATCATGCAAATTGTTCCGCGCTCAGTTCACAGGATGGGGTAGCCCAAAGGCCTTCACTCTTCAAAAGCTTCAAGATATGGGTTATTTGGAGAACAACAAGCTGATTTTAAAGGTCGACGTAAAAGTGATTGAAGCTGTTGATGAAGGAGCTGTAACTGGAAAGGACATGTTAGATGTCCGTGGTTTCAAAGTCCTTTATTCTCAG TTGCCTTTGGTTAATAAGCTTTTCAGAAAACACCCGGACATTGCTTTGAATTTCAAACTAAAGAATCAATCGGTGAAGACAACATACATGAATCTCCTTCTCGGTCTCATCGAGAAACTGGACAAGCCTTCACCTAGCTTTACCGAAATTGAGCTAAGCAACGCTCAAAGCGTGTTGATGGATCTAACAGAAGCGGGCTTCGAGCTAGACTGGTTGAAGAAAAAGCTTGATGAGATTTCTTTGGAGAAGAAAAGAGGACTTACTGATGGTTCCCGAGTCCAAGAAATCGATGAACACATCAAGAATCTCAACCTTGATCTGGAAAAGGAGAAGGAAAAATCAGCTACTTGTGCTGCTGAAGTTTTGTTGTTGGAGCAGACGGTGTCGGATCTCAGGGTTGAGCTGAGCAAGGAGAAGAAAAAATCGGCTACTTCTGCGACTAAAGTTTTGTTGTTGGAGCAGATGTTATTAGATCTTAGAGTTGAGCTGAGCAAGGAGAAGGACAAATCTGCTACTCCTAACGATTTGCTTGCGGGTGTTGCCTCTTGGGAAGTATTGGATTATGCGGATCTCTATACTAATGAAAAAGGAGAAGAATaa